A genomic window from Dermacentor silvarum isolate Dsil-2018 chromosome 9, BIME_Dsil_1.4, whole genome shotgun sequence includes:
- the LOC119464838 gene encoding microtubule-associated protein RP/EB family member 1: protein MEDSDPTGTGECSGGAVSAGAACCTPASALAEDKTNPTELLRWVNGYLGTRHGKIEDLCSGAAYCQFMDMLFPGTIDLAKVNLRAKRGRESVQNFEALREAFEQVGVDREVPVERLAGGSYRDNLALAQWFKELFEAQYAEPATVAAAAVPLAAAGGYATPLVIATSGPFACHTTVHDRRFTEGTGKPEETRATVEETGAGSGVGLPPSRPIGVAARMATCGGGGAGAGDFSDTVEELVGQVAELKDALYWLEIERNFYYSKLCEIEVLCWEHEREHGKDDVTEQILDIMRGSDDDDWYDEEDDDTAQSGELDAEVPKEEPH from the coding sequence ATGGAAGACTCGGACCCGACGGGCACAGGGGAGTGTAGCGGCGGCGCCGTCTCTGCCGGTGCCGCCTGTTGTACGCCCGCCAGTGCCCTGGCCGAAGACAAGACCAACCCTACCGAGCTCCTGCGCTGGGTCAACGGATATCTGGGAACTCGACACGGTAAGATCGAAGATCTGTGCTCCGGGGCTGCGTACTGCCAGTTCATGGACATGCTCTTTCCTGGAACCATCGACCTGGCCAAGGTGAACCTGAGGGCCAAGCGAGGACGCGAGTCCGTCCAGAACTTCGAGGCGCTGCGAGAggcattcgagcaagtcggcgtcGACCGGGAAGTGCCGGTGGAGCGGCTGGCCGGAGGGAGCTACCGTGACAACCTCGCGCTGGCGCAGTGGTTCAAGGAGTTATTCGAAGCCCAGTACGCGGAGCCCGCTACTGTGGCAGCCGCCGCTGTACCCCTGGCAGCCGCCGGCGGCTACGCGACGCCACTGGTGATCGCCACGTCGGGACCGTTCGCATGCCACACCACCGTGCACGATCGCCGCTTCACCGAGGGCACTGGCAAACCCGAGGAGACCCGGGCCACCGTGGAGGAGACCGGAGCCGGCTCCGGGGTAGGTCTTCCGCCGTCCAGGCCCATTGGTGTAGCGGCGAGGATGGCGAcctgtggcggcggcggcgctggtgCCGGAGACTTCTCGGACACCGTCGAAGAGCTCGTGGGCCAGGTCGCGGAGCTCAAGGACGCCCTGTACTGGCTGGAGATTGAGCGAAACTTCTACTACAGCAAGCTGTGCGAGATCGAGGTGCTGTGCTGGGAGCACGAGCGGGAGCACGGCAAAGACGACGTCACCGAGCAGATCTTGGACATCATGCGCGGCAGCGATGACGACGACTGGTACGACGAGGAGGACGACGACACCGCTCAGAGCGGCGAACTCGATGCCGAGGTGCCCAAGGAGGAACCGCACTAG